From Candidatus Neomarinimicrobiota bacterium, the proteins below share one genomic window:
- a CDS encoding DJ-1/PfpI family protein produces the protein QAEGVQVLLIGQKRKASPRSRISRLSAECDLSVAEALERDLDGLVVPGDWAADKMRTNRSFLEIVQKQFNNGRLLASIAEGHSVLISAKILEGMKVAGLPEMKRDIENCGACQVDQPVYQDKNLVTSRCTDDLPELMRWVLGYLKAR, from the coding sequence CCAGGCCGAGGGGGTCCAGGTCCTGCTTATTGGGCAGAAAAGGAAGGCATCCCCTAGGAGCCGGATCAGTCGGCTGAGTGCGGAGTGTGACCTTTCCGTCGCTGAAGCCCTGGAGCGAGACCTTGACGGTTTGGTCGTACCGGGTGATTGGGCCGCTGACAAGATGAGAACTAACAGATCGTTTCTGGAAATAGTGCAAAAACAGTTTAATAATGGAAGACTACTCGCGAGTATTGCCGAAGGACACAGTGTGCTCATCTCAGCGAAGATATTGGAAGGGATGAAAGTGGCGGGTCTGCCCGAGATGAAGCGGGACATTGAGAACTGCGGCGCTTGCCAGGTTGACCAGCCTGTATATCAAGATAAGAACTTAGTTACGAGCAGATGTACTGATGACTTGCCAGAATTAATGCGGTGGGTCTTAGGATATTTGAAGGCAAGGTAG